In one window of Miscanthus floridulus cultivar M001 chromosome 12, ASM1932011v1, whole genome shotgun sequence DNA:
- the LOC136497882 gene encoding uncharacterized protein: MPVLRSPFAGGDLPAGDPDPDYLYFLEHIRLDGDSYTLELPANGDSPASLLKYEAPLVSYSDGECVSDPSPGRLSSNRRAVEERESSESASLETAPAWYDSLDDVDEDYRLFLQHTSLVDGQLVLEIGGVVVNYDEPVAAGSRGEKGTQRAEEAAFASPGDGVGVAAGSDEVASGAPATVVPEQNASDWRADPSPRREVNDGGDEGLSDANTLKGAYREASSSDGRRAGHPTNSGGKVENEGIIWPTHITRRPDSDFKRRLIKALTKPVAPKEYYRLFETVTIRTPLMKLRQVRNETKSYPAEEMGKSYLEHYPDLADQIMKSGSRNGLALMRGFLFWLQNNVHGDQFKPWVDDSREQEVICLVD, translated from the exons ATGCCGGTCCTCCGCTCCCCGTTCGCCGGGGGCGACCTCCCCGCtggcgaccccgaccccgactACCTCTATTTCCTCGAGCACATCCGCCTCGACGGCGACTCCTACACCCTCGAGCTCCCGGCCAACGGCGACTCCCCGGCCTCGCTCCTCAAGTACGAGGCCCCGCTCGTCAGCTACTCCGACGGCGAGTGCGTCTCCGATCCCTCCCCGGGCCGCCTCAGCAGCAACCGCCGCGCAGTGGAGGAGAGGGAATCGTCCGAGTCGGCGTCATTGGAGACGGCTCCCGCGTGGTACGATTCCCTCGATGACGTCGACGAGGACTACCGCCTCTTCCTGCAGCACACGAGCCTTGTGGATGGCCAGTTGGTCCTCGAGATCGGGGGCGTCGTCGTCAACTACGATGAGCCGGTTGCGGCGGGGTCTCGGGGGGAGAAGGGTACGCAGCGGGCGGAAGAGGCGGCCTTTGCTTCGCCGGGGGATGGGGTCGGTGTTGCAGCGGGGAGCGATGAGGTCGCCTCCGGTGCTCCGGCGACAGTTGTTCCGGAGCAGAACGCGTCCGATTGGCGGGCGGATCCATCGCCACGGCGTGAGGTGAACGATGGCGGAGATGAGGGGCTGTCGGAtgcaaacacgctgaagggcgcGTATCGGGAGGCGAGCTCAAGCGATGGCCGTCGTGCAGGACACCCTACTAATTCG GGGGGCAAAGTAGAAAACGAAGGTATTATATGGCCTACACATATCACACGAAGGCCAGATTCAGATTTCAAGCGAAGGTTGATCAAGGCTCTTACAAAGCCAGTTGCTCCGAAGGAGTATTATAGATTGTTTGAGACAGTTACTATCCGTACTCCGTTAATGAAGCTGCGGCAGGTCCGTAATGAAACAAAATCATATCCTGCGGAAGAGATGGGCAAATCATATTTGGAGCATTACCCCG ATCTGGCCGACCAAATTATGAAAAGTGGTAGTCGCAATGGTCTAGCTCTGATGCGGGGGTTTCTCTTCTGGTTGCAG AACAATGTACATGGAGATCAGTTCAAGCCATGGGTAGATGATTCTAGAGAACAGGAGGTTATTTGTTTGGTGGACTGA